From the genome of Bacteroidota bacterium:
TTGATGGTGTTAGGAAAATATGTGATCGAAATCCCAAAATTAAACTTGGGAAACAGGGAATGTGGTCAGAAAAATATAATTTTAGATCTTGGGACACAATTCGCTGTGCAAAAATAAGGTATGTAGGTAGGATTTATACTCTTGAAATATATCTAAACGGTAATTCGACAAATATTCCAAATGAGGAAGTAATATTGAATGGAATTGTGGGGCGATCAAAAATTATAGATTTAATAAATGAGTATTGCGAGCATAATGAAAAAAACTAAAATTTTCCATAACTGATTTTAGAGTTTATGAATGAAGATCCAATATAGTGAATCGATAAAAATATAAAGACATTTGTTTACTACAATTAAAATAGTATGAACGATATTACAATCACGTACAAAATTGGAAAAAAAGATTATCAACATTTTATTAAATATTGTAGATTACATACTTCGCAAGGAAAAACACTAAGATATGGTTTGAAGATATGGTTTTTATTGATTGCGTTATTTATGGTCTATAATTACGATGAGCAAGGTGTTGTTAATAAAATTGGTTATTTTATTTTTGTTATGGGGACTATGTTGTTACTCAATTTAACATTGTTCTGGTTATTTAATAAAATACTTGAATGGAATTTTTATAAACCCGATAAACAAAAAGGTGTTATTTGTGAACACACCATAACAATATCTGACGATTGGATTATAGAATCTACGGAGGTTAATGAGGATCGAAAAAAATGGAATGGTATTTACAAATTAGTTGAGGATGACGAGTATTATTATATTTTCCTCACTCCACAAATTGGACATTTTATTCCCAAAAAAG
Proteins encoded in this window:
- a CDS encoding YcxB family protein, yielding MNDITITYKIGKKDYQHFIKYCRLHTSQGKTLRYGLKIWFLLIALFMVYNYDEQGVVNKIGYFIFVMGTMLLLNLTLFWLFNKILEWNFYKPDKQKGVICEHTITISDDWIIESTEVNEDRKKWNGIYKLVEDDEYYYIFLTPQIGHFIPKKAFHTKNDAEMFWKKVNINYNKNIST